In Hasllibacter sp. MH4015, the following proteins share a genomic window:
- a CDS encoding response regulator transcription factor: protein MPAKLLVIDDDPNIRDVIGFAVQAAGFECTFAEDGARGLAMAQAGGVDLVILDIGLPEMDGLEVCKALRKTSDVPILFLTARDDEIDRVLGMEIGGDDYVTKPFSPRELVARIKAILRRAGAGPVDDTSGVLQQGALTLDTGRHVCRFDGAEVALTNSEFSLLRVLMEQPDHVVKRPDLTDAVYGTNIHVSDRTVDSHIRNLRRKLADAGCADGIVTLHGVGLRMGSCRTA from the coding sequence ATGCCTGCCAAACTTCTCGTCATCGACGACGACCCGAATATCCGCGACGTGATCGGCTTCGCGGTGCAGGCGGCGGGGTTCGAATGCACCTTCGCCGAAGATGGCGCGCGGGGTCTGGCGATGGCGCAGGCCGGTGGTGTGGACCTCGTGATCCTCGATATCGGCCTGCCGGAGATGGACGGGCTGGAGGTCTGCAAGGCTTTGCGCAAGACCTCCGACGTGCCCATCTTGTTCCTGACCGCGCGTGATGATGAGATCGACCGCGTGCTGGGGATGGAGATCGGGGGCGATGACTACGTCACCAAACCCTTCAGCCCCCGCGAATTGGTCGCGCGCATCAAGGCGATCCTGCGGCGGGCCGGGGCGGGTCCGGTGGATGACACGTCGGGCGTCTTGCAACAGGGCGCGCTGACCCTCGACACCGGGCGACATGTCTGCCGGTTCGACGGCGCGGAGGTGGCGCTGACGAATTCCGAATTCTCCCTCCTGAGGGTGTTGATGGAGCAGCCCGACCACGTGGTGAAACGCCCGGACCTGACCGACGCCGTCTATGGCACGAACATCCACGTCTCCGACCGCACGGTCGATAGCCACATCCGCAACTTGCGCCGGAAATTGGCGGATGCGGGATGTGCCGACGGGATTGTCACGCTCCACGGGGTCGGATTGCGGATGGGCTCGTGCCGGACCGCGTAA
- a CDS encoding DUF932 domain-containing protein, translating into MNTEIIDAGRDTSGGYKVDVSRGTNVDRVASEWFSRPDDERYLSLDDLFASVKGRAERSRTRTVESASIRVEAHRDDPEKLGLVLPGADEPLAPTHWSFGQLSSLVGAPAAYLRQLPAPLAGINLQYGLTNHRAEQIKTMEVANGRRELRAVTGPDYGRIYDHELVSAVQRIAGNGTGDTRWKVPGVLDWSTGIYNPRVDVTKETTTLYASDRDVFLFLVDDLNPIEAGLLPDGSPDLYFRGFYCWNSEVGAKTLGIASFYLRAVCQNRNLWGVEDFQEITIRHSKYAASRFAHEAAPALSRFAESSPAPFIDGIRAAREKIVARSDEDRQDFLRKRGFSKAETGRIVETVLAEEGRPPESVFDFVQGITAVARSKPQQDARLVMEGKAKCLLEKVT; encoded by the coding sequence ATGAATACCGAGATTATCGATGCCGGACGTGACACAAGCGGCGGCTACAAGGTGGACGTGTCGCGCGGCACGAACGTGGACCGCGTTGCGTCCGAATGGTTCTCGCGGCCGGATGACGAGCGGTATCTGTCGCTCGACGATCTCTTCGCCTCGGTCAAGGGCCGGGCGGAGCGGAGCCGGACGCGCACGGTGGAGAGTGCGTCGATCCGGGTCGAGGCGCATCGCGACGACCCGGAAAAGCTGGGGCTGGTCCTGCCTGGTGCGGATGAACCCCTAGCACCGACGCATTGGTCCTTCGGCCAGCTCTCAAGCCTCGTCGGTGCGCCCGCCGCCTATCTCCGGCAGCTGCCTGCGCCTCTGGCGGGCATCAACCTGCAATACGGGCTGACGAACCACCGGGCCGAGCAGATCAAGACCATGGAAGTCGCGAATGGCCGAAGGGAACTGCGCGCCGTGACCGGCCCCGATTACGGCCGCATCTACGATCATGAACTGGTCTCCGCCGTGCAGCGGATCGCGGGCAACGGCACGGGCGACACGCGCTGGAAGGTGCCGGGCGTGCTCGACTGGTCGACGGGCATCTACAACCCGCGCGTGGACGTCACGAAGGAGACAACGACGCTCTACGCCTCGGACCGCGACGTGTTCCTGTTCCTCGTCGACGACCTGAACCCCATCGAGGCGGGGCTGCTGCCCGACGGCTCGCCCGACCTCTACTTCCGGGGGTTCTATTGCTGGAACTCGGAGGTGGGCGCCAAGACGCTCGGCATCGCCAGCTTCTACCTGCGCGCCGTCTGCCAGAACCGCAACCTCTGGGGCGTCGAGGACTTCCAAGAGATCACGATCCGGCACTCGAAATACGCCGCGTCCCGCTTCGCGCATGAGGCCGCCCCGGCGCTCAGCCGCTTCGCCGAGTCCTCGCCCGCGCCCTTCATCGACGGCATCCGCGCGGCGCGAGAGAAGATCGTCGCGCGGTCGGACGAGGACCGTCAGGACTTCCTGCGCAAGCGCGGGTTCTCGAAGGCGGAGACGGGGCGGATCGTCGAGACTGTGCTGGCCGAGGAAGGCCGCCCGCCCGAGAGCGTCTTCGACTTCGTGCAGGGGATCACCGCGGTGGCACGGTCGAAGCCGCAGCAGGATGCGCGGTTGGTGATGGAGGGGAAGGCGAAGTGCCTGTTGGAGAAGGTGACGTAG
- a CDS encoding site-specific integrase codes for MASVTKLPSGAYRVQIRRKGRYASETFLRRDDAHRWARQAETRVDQGLAPTSMSVSSLQTFGDLIDLHITDMCEVGKPPRRSKAATLTTLKRNLGKEKIGHLDRQKLIDYGKMRAEQGAGPVTLSVDIGVIKMIITHAAAVHGLDISPEPVDLARVALKRLGLIGKGTERDRRPTTDELNRLFRCFDDNERLTLPMTRIVKFAVASAMRLDEICRVEWTDLDIDRRMLMIRDRKDPRNKTGNDQRIPLFAATGFDSWALVTEQAKELGHARGRIFPYNSRSVGSAFRRACVEVSVKDLHFHDLRHEGTSRLFEAGFAIEQVSLVTGHKDWKMLRRYTHIRPEALHRLDASRGSSPLGDLAAE; via the coding sequence ATGGCCTCCGTCACCAAGCTTCCCTCCGGTGCCTACCGGGTCCAAATCAGACGAAAGGGCCGCTACGCGAGCGAGACGTTCCTCCGCCGCGACGACGCCCATCGCTGGGCCCGCCAGGCGGAGACCCGGGTCGATCAGGGGTTGGCGCCTACAAGCATGTCCGTTTCCAGCCTCCAGACCTTTGGCGACCTCATCGACCTTCATATAACCGATATGTGCGAGGTAGGGAAACCGCCGCGTCGCAGCAAGGCCGCCACGCTCACGACGCTCAAGCGCAACCTCGGCAAGGAGAAGATCGGGCATCTCGACCGACAGAAGCTGATCGACTACGGCAAGATGCGCGCGGAGCAAGGTGCGGGCCCGGTGACCCTCAGCGTCGATATCGGCGTGATCAAGATGATCATCACCCATGCGGCAGCCGTGCACGGGCTCGACATCTCTCCCGAACCCGTTGATCTGGCGCGTGTCGCGCTCAAGCGGCTCGGTCTGATCGGCAAGGGCACCGAGCGGGATCGTCGCCCCACAACGGACGAGTTGAACCGCCTATTCCGATGCTTCGATGACAACGAACGCCTCACCCTGCCGATGACGCGGATCGTGAAGTTCGCCGTGGCCAGTGCGATGCGGCTCGACGAGATCTGCCGCGTCGAATGGACCGATCTCGACATCGACCGTCGGATGCTCATGATCCGCGACAGGAAGGACCCGCGCAACAAGACCGGGAACGACCAGCGGATCCCACTCTTCGCCGCCACGGGGTTCGATTCCTGGGCGTTGGTCACCGAACAGGCCAAGGAACTCGGACACGCAAGGGGCCGGATCTTTCCCTACAATTCGAGATCGGTCGGCTCGGCCTTCCGGCGCGCCTGCGTCGAGGTCAGCGTGAAGGACCTGCATTTCCACGATTTGCGCCATGAAGGCACAAGCCGCCTCTTCGAGGCCGGCTTCGCCATCGAGCAAGTCTCGCTGGTTACCGGCCACAAGGACTGGAAGATGCTGCGCCGCTACACCCATATTCGTCCAGAGGCGCTTCACCGGCTGGACGCATCGCGCGGCTCCTCCCCGCTGGGGGATCTCGCAGCGGAGTGA
- a CDS encoding type IV secretion system protein, whose amino-acid sequence MAERVLGLVISSGVKVLVLAVIVGIGSTIFADFTSGFAGEPTIEDAMSVVLGALALLALGIFGPGIANGIVSGGPQLGAGTAVGTAVAAGGLALGGAAAGHMALGAAGAGVRGASATAGGASTAYQLGFASRSTMAGKAAGGVAAIGKAGVAAATSPLQRSIAESAQSGARAAYAATGGSYARHTNVATANAGPPAWARRMKQQQSIHHGVSTAAHVIRSGDHGGGGSAVSLSERS is encoded by the coding sequence ATGGCGGAACGCGTGCTTGGCCTTGTCATCTCGTCAGGCGTGAAGGTTCTTGTCCTCGCTGTTATCGTTGGTATCGGCTCAACCATCTTTGCGGACTTCACCTCCGGCTTTGCTGGGGAGCCTACCATCGAAGACGCCATGTCGGTCGTTCTGGGTGCCTTGGCGCTCTTGGCGTTAGGCATCTTCGGCCCGGGCATCGCCAACGGGATCGTCTCGGGCGGACCGCAACTTGGCGCTGGCACCGCCGTCGGGACCGCGGTGGCCGCGGGCGGTCTGGCCCTCGGTGGTGCCGCCGCCGGACACATGGCTCTTGGAGCGGCAGGGGCTGGCGTTCGTGGCGCGAGCGCGACGGCCGGAGGAGCGAGCACAGCCTACCAGCTCGGGTTTGCATCGCGATCCACGATGGCCGGAAAGGCTGCGGGAGGCGTTGCCGCAATCGGCAAAGCCGGAGTGGCGGCCGCCACGAGCCCCCTGCAACGCTCGATTGCGGAGAGTGCCCAGTCCGGCGCGCGCGCCGCCTACGCCGCCACCGGTGGCAGTTATGCCAGACATACCAACGTAGCCACCGCGAACGCTGGCCCGCCCGCATGGGCGCGTCGCATGAAGCAACAGCAATCCATCCATCACGGCGTGAGTACCGCTGCCCACGTGATCCGTTCTGGCGATCATGGCGGTGGCGGATCAGCCGTCAGCCTATCGGAGAGATCCTGA
- a CDS encoding toprim domain-containing protein, translated as MDSPARVIACSLAANAEAVCRHYLSNGRRHGQYWMVDNVENAPGHSLYVRLTGPTYGAGAAGKWSDAATGEHGDLLDLIGAAMQITTLKDTMEEARRFLGLPRPPTQTTENAPAKRGSAKAARRLWSMGQPVEGTLAERYLEKRGLVGMAQTRALRFHPSCFYWRKGHPPLEPPETWPALLAKVTDLEGRLTGLHRTWLDPATALKAPVVPPRKAMGNLLGNGVRMGDAASIMAAGEGLETLLSLRLALPDLPVVAVLSANHLSALNLPKTLRRLYIAVDNDPAGRSAATSLIDRFTDQHIEVIQLTPRLGDFNDDLRAFGLDDLRARLRPQLAPEDAGTFLDSVPD; from the coding sequence ATGGATAGCCCTGCAAGAGTTATCGCCTGCAGTTTGGCTGCAAATGCGGAGGCCGTCTGTCGTCACTACCTGTCGAACGGCCGCAGGCATGGGCAATACTGGATGGTCGACAATGTCGAGAACGCGCCCGGGCACAGCCTCTACGTTCGGCTGACGGGTCCGACATACGGTGCCGGTGCAGCCGGAAAGTGGTCGGATGCCGCCACGGGCGAGCATGGCGACCTTCTCGATCTGATCGGCGCGGCCATGCAGATCACCACGCTGAAGGATACGATGGAAGAAGCGCGACGGTTTCTGGGGCTCCCAAGACCCCCAACTCAGACAACAGAAAATGCTCCCGCTAAGCGCGGATCGGCAAAGGCCGCGCGGCGGCTCTGGAGTATGGGGCAACCGGTCGAGGGCACTTTGGCCGAACGATATCTTGAGAAGCGTGGGCTGGTGGGTATGGCGCAAACCCGTGCACTGCGGTTCCATCCGAGCTGCTTCTACTGGCGCAAGGGCCATCCGCCTCTGGAGCCCCCGGAGACATGGCCCGCCCTATTGGCGAAAGTCACCGATCTGGAGGGTCGCCTGACCGGTCTGCACCGGACTTGGCTCGATCCGGCTACGGCCCTAAAAGCCCCTGTCGTCCCTCCTCGGAAGGCCATGGGGAACCTCCTCGGCAATGGGGTCCGCATGGGTGATGCCGCCAGCATCATGGCCGCGGGCGAAGGGCTGGAGACGTTACTCTCGTTGCGTCTGGCTTTGCCTGACCTGCCTGTCGTTGCCGTCCTCTCGGCAAACCACCTCTCAGCACTCAACCTACCGAAGACCCTGCGCCGCCTCTATATTGCTGTCGACAATGACCCGGCAGGACGTAGTGCGGCGACGTCTCTTATAGACCGTTTCACAGATCAACACATCGAGGTCATCCAGCTCACCCCGCGTCTTGGCGATTTCAACGACGATCTGCGCGCCTTCGGCCTCGACGATCTGCGCGCCCGTCTGCGCCCACAACTTGCGCCAGAAGATGCAGGCACCTTCCTCGATTCCGTCCCCGATTGA
- a CDS encoding Ldh family oxidoreductase, whose protein sequence is MLVSVSDIRARAEAALLAHGAGPFQAAEVARAVARAEQTGNIICGLYYLESYCTQLRSGRVNGTVEPQVARPKPGVVRADARLGFAQPAFARALPMAVEAAREVGVATLAVAHSHTCTSLGYFTEQIAAEGLIGIGFTNASAIVAAPGGRAPVLGTNPIAMTIPGDDAPLMHADFSTSAVALGKITMAKAAGEAIPPGWAVDAEGQPTTDPEAALKGALVSAAGPKGWAFGLLVEVMAAGLTGSVNSLDVKGLKLPDGPPHDLGQTYILIDPGAHAGHDVMAARLARVADTIAQDGGTGRIPGAPRRHLDPVDVPDALWAQVQALAPGS, encoded by the coding sequence ATGCTCGTCTCCGTCTCAGACATCCGCGCGCGCGCCGAGGCGGCGTTGCTGGCCCATGGAGCCGGTCCCTTCCAGGCCGCCGAAGTCGCCCGTGCCGTCGCGAGAGCGGAGCAGACCGGGAACATCATCTGCGGGCTCTACTATCTGGAAAGCTATTGTACCCAGCTGCGCTCCGGCCGTGTGAATGGGACCGTCGAGCCTCAGGTTGCGCGCCCCAAGCCCGGTGTCGTCCGGGCCGATGCGCGCCTGGGTTTCGCGCAACCGGCCTTCGCCCGTGCGCTGCCCATGGCCGTCGAGGCCGCGCGGGAGGTCGGCGTGGCGACCCTTGCGGTCGCCCATTCCCACACCTGCACCTCCCTTGGGTACTTCACCGAACAGATCGCGGCGGAGGGTCTGATCGGGATCGGGTTCACCAACGCCTCCGCCATCGTGGCGGCCCCGGGTGGGCGCGCGCCGGTTCTCGGAACGAACCCGATCGCCATGACGATCCCGGGCGACGATGCGCCCCTGATGCACGCGGATTTCTCCACCTCGGCCGTGGCGCTTGGCAAGATCACCATGGCAAAGGCCGCGGGCGAAGCGATCCCGCCCGGATGGGCCGTCGATGCCGAGGGCCAGCCGACAACCGACCCCGAAGCGGCCTTGAAAGGTGCCTTGGTCAGCGCCGCCGGGCCCAAGGGATGGGCCTTTGGCCTGTTGGTGGAGGTGATGGCGGCCGGGCTGACCGGGTCAGTCAATTCGCTGGATGTGAAAGGGCTGAAGCTGCCCGACGGGCCGCCTCACGATCTGGGACAGACCTACATCCTGATCGACCCCGGTGCCCATGCGGGGCATGACGTGATGGCGGCACGATTGGCGCGCGTTGCCGATACGATCGCGCAGGATGGGGGAACGGGGCGCATTCCGGGCGCCCCGCGCCGTCATCTCGATCCGGTCGATGTGCCGGATGCGCTCTGGGCGCAGGTGCAGGCGCTCGCACCCGGGTCTTAA
- the dusA gene encoding tRNA dihydrouridine(20/20a) synthase DusA, producing MQIIQHARLSIAPMMDWTDRHCRYFHRLMSTRALLYTEMVTAPAIVRGDAERHLAFDAAEHPVALQLGGSEPAELAAATRIADDYGYDEINLNVGCPSDRVQSGCFGAVLMRQPRLVAECVQAMQAETRVEVTVKCRIGVDEQDPRESLPAFLSAMVEAGVSRVTIHARKAWLEGLSPKQNRDVPPLDYDLVYDMKRQFPALHVSLNGGIDTLDTAKDHLRRGMDGVMIGRAAYHSPGEILLTADAHIFGDSGAGRTAEDVALAMLPYIEAHLSTGGRLSHVTRHMLGLFAGRPGARAWRRILSQEAHIDGAGPEVVERALQSLTARAA from the coding sequence ATGCAAATAATTCAACACGCTAGATTGTCTATTGCCCCGATGATGGATTGGACCGATCGCCATTGCCGGTATTTTCACCGGCTGATGTCGACGCGGGCGTTGCTTTACACAGAGATGGTCACAGCCCCCGCAATCGTGCGTGGGGATGCGGAGCGGCATCTGGCCTTCGACGCGGCTGAGCATCCAGTGGCCTTGCAACTGGGCGGTTCGGAGCCTGCGGAATTGGCGGCCGCCACGAGGATCGCGGATGACTACGGGTACGACGAGATCAACCTGAATGTCGGCTGCCCGTCGGATCGCGTACAGTCGGGATGCTTCGGGGCTGTTCTGATGCGTCAGCCAAGGCTCGTGGCGGAGTGTGTGCAAGCCATGCAAGCTGAAACACGCGTGGAGGTGACGGTGAAATGCCGGATCGGGGTGGACGAGCAAGACCCGCGTGAGTCCTTGCCCGCGTTCCTCTCGGCGATGGTCGAAGCGGGTGTATCGCGCGTGACGATCCACGCACGCAAGGCGTGGCTGGAGGGGTTGAGCCCGAAGCAGAACCGCGATGTCCCGCCGCTCGATTACGATCTGGTCTATGACATGAAGCGCCAATTTCCCGCGCTGCATGTGTCCCTCAACGGCGGGATCGACACGCTTGATACGGCGAAAGACCATCTTCGCCGCGGCATGGACGGGGTGATGATCGGTCGCGCAGCCTATCACTCACCCGGGGAGATTCTTCTGACCGCGGACGCGCATATCTTCGGCGATTCTGGGGCGGGGCGGACGGCCGAAGACGTGGCGCTGGCCATGTTGCCTTACATCGAGGCGCACCTGTCCACGGGCGGGCGCCTCAGCCACGTCACCCGCCACATGCTCGGCCTCTTTGCAGGCAGGCCCGGCGCGCGGGCTTGGCGCCGCATCCTGTCGCAGGAAGCCCATATCGACGGCGCCGGGCCGGAGGTCGTGGAGCGCGCCCTGCAAAGCCTGACCGCCCGGGCCGCGTGA
- a CDS encoding DUF4153 domain-containing protein, whose translation MENMMTGQWTIRGVPDSLRDDAWWLAEPSEGPARPGDASFWTRAQPLWKVMLALVLLVCLADLSFWRVESGLSIAVFCLALSVAMLFFRPGGATIREWMLALGFAVLCNLPVIEQVQGLSIVFSFAGLLILLAWVAAGRVPGLGHTARALVWACCDGIAAMPVQTIRAARANHGGVGYQGLLRSALLPAGIGLVFAALFVNANPIFGGVLNDLTAFGWLSIDGVLRILFWGFVACLIWPYLNAQGVNGVEPFGAARFRTPTLPATLTELVNARSVTLSLILFNILFLGQTLSDLGVLLGTVGLPEGVTYAQYAHSGVYPLMAAALLAGLFAMATRSMVQDNRTLRWMVYAWLAQTLFLVMTAALRMMLYVQVYSLTYLRVAVFIWLAVVLIGLVLVIVQIAERRSTGWLIRSTFGVGIVTLYVCCFVNFAHLIVSYNLNADIPLSRLDLAYLCGLGEQAIPAMMDQGQVMDEVVCGTGGRPAIRFDPIETWQEWGFRRWRLQSYLAAHHDL comes from the coding sequence ATGGAGAACATGATGACGGGACAATGGACCATCCGCGGCGTACCGGACAGCTTGAGAGATGACGCCTGGTGGTTGGCCGAGCCGAGCGAGGGGCCCGCCCGGCCCGGCGATGCATCGTTTTGGACCCGTGCGCAGCCGCTTTGGAAGGTCATGCTCGCGCTCGTCCTCTTGGTCTGCCTTGCCGATCTCAGCTTCTGGCGGGTCGAGTCGGGGCTTTCGATCGCGGTGTTCTGCCTCGCGCTTTCGGTTGCGATGCTGTTCTTCAGACCGGGCGGGGCCACGATCAGGGAATGGATGCTCGCATTGGGCTTCGCTGTGCTGTGCAATCTTCCGGTGATCGAGCAGGTGCAGGGGCTGTCGATTGTCTTCAGCTTCGCCGGCCTCCTGATCCTCCTGGCTTGGGTTGCCGCGGGCCGTGTTCCCGGCCTTGGCCATACAGCACGCGCGCTGGTCTGGGCGTGTTGCGACGGGATTGCCGCGATGCCGGTGCAAACAATCCGGGCGGCTCGTGCGAACCATGGGGGCGTCGGATACCAGGGCCTGCTGCGTAGCGCACTTCTGCCCGCCGGGATCGGGCTGGTCTTTGCCGCCCTTTTCGTCAATGCCAATCCGATCTTTGGCGGCGTTCTGAACGATCTTACGGCGTTCGGCTGGCTCAGCATTGATGGCGTATTGCGCATCCTTTTCTGGGGCTTCGTCGCCTGCCTCATCTGGCCATATCTGAACGCGCAAGGCGTAAATGGCGTGGAGCCTTTTGGGGCCGCGCGGTTCAGGACCCCGACCTTGCCCGCGACGCTCACCGAATTGGTCAATGCCCGGTCCGTCACACTGTCCCTGATCCTGTTCAACATCCTGTTTCTCGGCCAGACGCTGTCGGATCTCGGCGTGTTGCTTGGCACTGTCGGCCTTCCCGAGGGCGTAACCTATGCCCAATACGCCCATAGCGGGGTCTATCCCCTGATGGCGGCGGCCCTTCTGGCGGGGCTGTTTGCGATGGCGACCCGGTCGATGGTCCAGGACAATCGCACCTTGCGATGGATGGTCTATGCCTGGTTGGCGCAGACCCTGTTTCTGGTGATGACGGCGGCACTGCGCATGATGCTCTATGTGCAGGTCTATTCGCTCACCTACCTGCGCGTGGCCGTCTTCATCTGGCTGGCCGTGGTGCTGATTGGCCTTGTCTTGGTCATCGTCCAGATTGCGGAGCGGCGGTCGACGGGCTGGTTGATCCGCTCAACCTTCGGCGTCGGGATTGTCACGCTCTACGTGTGTTGTTTCGTGAATTTCGCCCACCTGATCGTTTCGTACAACCTGAACGCCGACATTCCGCTCAGCCGGTTGGACCTTGCCTATCTCTGCGGGTTGGGCGAGCAGGCGATCCCGGCGATGATGGACCAGGGGCAGGTCATGGACGAGGTTGTGTGCGGCACGGGCGGGCGGCCGGCAATCCGCTTCGACCCGATCGAGACGTGGCAGGAATGGGGCTTTCGCCGCTGGCGCTTGCAGTCGTATCTTGCCGCTCACCATGATCTTTGA
- a CDS encoding DUF2493 domain-containing protein, giving the protein MADTDPQTRSSTAIVLDELQLYGWRPFNDEPDPRPLPELGALRTAVTDIFDALVATLSATRLEPDLDDLLWSVTNLFHRKAARVERDLDANEQVQKRSQREQDGSEVRSVELEALTAEGLTLLEQRNAYEALRDLAADLFETHLGQNWHPRTGSHISHRALTASLIDSRDHIAAKRRADLEPLLPMGTKIAFAGGLDCNDHPAIWAALDRVYAKHADMVLLHGGAPRGAERIASAWADNRSVTQIVFRPDWTRHGKSAPFKLNDRLIELLPIGLVVFPGSGITDNLADKARAMGIPLFDFRPKATLPT; this is encoded by the coding sequence ATGGCCGACACCGATCCTCAGACCCGATCCTCAACCGCAATAGTTCTCGACGAGTTGCAACTCTACGGCTGGCGCCCCTTCAACGACGAACCCGATCCGCGCCCACTGCCGGAGCTCGGCGCGCTTCGCACCGCTGTCACAGACATCTTCGATGCCCTCGTCGCCACGCTGTCCGCCACGCGGCTGGAGCCAGACCTCGACGATCTCCTTTGGTCCGTCACCAACCTGTTCCATCGCAAGGCAGCCCGGGTCGAGCGGGATCTGGACGCCAATGAGCAAGTGCAGAAGCGGTCACAGCGCGAACAGGACGGGTCTGAAGTCCGCTCGGTCGAACTGGAGGCTCTGACTGCCGAAGGTCTTACCCTTCTGGAGCAACGCAACGCCTATGAGGCCCTGCGCGATCTTGCCGCCGACCTATTCGAGACCCATCTCGGCCAGAACTGGCATCCGCGCACGGGCAGCCATATCTCCCACCGGGCCCTAACCGCGTCGCTGATCGACAGCCGCGATCACATCGCCGCAAAACGCCGGGCCGATCTGGAGCCGCTGCTGCCCATGGGCACAAAAATCGCCTTCGCCGGCGGGCTCGACTGCAATGACCACCCCGCGATCTGGGCGGCGCTCGATCGGGTCTATGCCAAGCACGCCGACATGGTGCTTCTGCACGGCGGTGCTCCGCGTGGTGCGGAACGGATCGCCAGCGCCTGGGCCGACAACCGCAGTGTGACTCAGATCGTTTTCAGGCCCGACTGGACCCGGCATGGCAAATCCGCGCCGTTCAAGCTCAATGATCGCTTAATCGAACTCCTGCCCATTGGCCTTGTCGTCTTTCCCGGCTCGGGCATCACCGACAACCTCGCAGACAAGGCCCGTGCGATGGGCATCCCCCTCTTCGACTTTCGCCCGAAAGCCACCCTGCCGACATGA
- a CDS encoding HAMP domain-containing sensor histidine kinase produces the protein MPDRVRRKWRPGLWVVILLVLGLVLCLPFAGLLLFRFYANQLVQQTEESLLMQASVLAATYEQVYRVASDLPELADAPIGFAPLFPSVTMNPQAILSPRPDPLPATEAIGPAYAQIAPLLSRIADNAQEQTLAGYRFIDRFGTVIAGSAEVGTYLGHVQEVALALNGETVSVPRTRVRQGRERAIYALSQGSRVRIFVAMPVFVEEDLIGVVYLSRTPNHIFRFLYSERLNLFGAALFVLISTGLIGFVFWRFISRPLHALIARTETFGATNAEWDPLEHYGTREIETLAQSFGTLANRLQRQQTSLKTYTAHVSHEMKSPLTSIKGAAELMQDADMSPEQRAVFLDNIGRDSARMEHLLARMREYSAVGQLPAAGTCRVSAVLAAVESPLDVRLTGADETLPISAEALTIILHHLVENAAAHGATRVDVRAGKGEDEAWITVSDNGSGVSAGNRDRIFEPFFTSRRAEGGTGMGLSIVRSVVEQSGGTIALVDAGQGAAFRIAFAV, from the coding sequence GTGCCGGACCGCGTAAGGCGCAAGTGGCGTCCTGGCCTTTGGGTCGTGATCCTGTTGGTCCTTGGGCTGGTGCTCTGCCTGCCTTTCGCGGGCCTGTTGCTGTTTCGCTTTTACGCCAATCAACTGGTCCAACAGACCGAGGAAAGCCTTTTGATGCAGGCCTCCGTCCTCGCGGCCACCTATGAGCAGGTCTACCGTGTGGCCAGTGACCTGCCGGAGCTTGCCGATGCCCCGATCGGCTTCGCGCCGCTTTTTCCATCCGTCACGATGAACCCCCAGGCGATACTGTCACCGCGCCCCGATCCTTTGCCCGCGACGGAGGCGATCGGCCCGGCCTATGCGCAGATCGCGCCGCTTCTGTCGCGTATCGCCGACAATGCCCAGGAACAGACGCTGGCGGGCTACCGCTTCATCGACCGGTTCGGCACCGTGATCGCGGGCAGCGCGGAGGTCGGCACGTATCTCGGTCATGTGCAGGAGGTCGCCCTTGCCCTGAACGGGGAAACCGTGTCCGTCCCGCGCACGCGGGTGCGCCAGGGGCGGGAAAGGGCGATTTACGCGCTCAGCCAGGGATCGCGGGTCCGCATTTTCGTAGCGATGCCGGTCTTCGTGGAGGAGGATCTGATCGGCGTCGTCTATCTCAGCCGGACGCCCAACCACATCTTCCGCTTTCTCTACAGCGAGCGCCTGAACCTCTTCGGCGCGGCGCTGTTTGTCCTGATTTCTACCGGGCTGATCGGCTTCGTGTTCTGGCGGTTCATCTCGCGACCCCTGCACGCGTTGATCGCCCGAACGGAAACCTTTGGCGCCACGAACGCCGAATGGGACCCGTTGGAGCATTACGGCACGCGGGAGATCGAGACACTGGCCCAGAGTTTCGGCACGCTCGCCAATCGCCTGCAACGGCAGCAGACCAGCCTCAAGACCTACACCGCCCATGTCAGCCACGAGATGAAATCGCCCCTGACCTCCATCAAGGGGGCGGCGGAGTTGATGCAAGACGCAGACATGTCGCCGGAACAGCGCGCCGTCTTCCTCGACAATATCGGGCGCGACAGCGCGCGGATGGAACATCTTCTGGCGCGGATGCGCGAATACAGCGCCGTGGGTCAGTTGCCCGCCGCCGGAACCTGCCGCGTGTCAGCGGTTCTGGCGGCCGTCGAAAGCCCGCTCGATGTCAGGCTGACGGGCGCCGATGAGACTCTGCCGATCTCTGCCGAGGCTTTGACCATCATCCTGCACCATTTGGTCGAGAATGCCGCGGCCCACGGTGCCACGCGCGTCGACGTGCGTGCGGGCAAGGGGGAGGACGAGGCATGGATCACCGTTTCCGATAACGGATCAGGTGTGAGTGCTGGCAACCGCGACCGGATTTTCGAGCCGTTCTTCACCAGCCGCCGCGCGGAGGGTGGCACGGGCATGGGGCTAAGCATCGTGCGCTCGGTCGTGGAACAATCGGGCGGCACGATTGCGCTTGTCGATGCGGGGCAGGGCGCGGCCTTCCGGATCGCCTTCGCTGTGTAG